The sequence TCATAAATGGGCCAGAGATACACCAACGCTCAGGAATTCAAGTAAAATTGATAATTGAATTCTACGTTACCTTGGACTGCAAGAGCATAGGAAGCCGTACACTTGCAGTGCAACTGTAACACAATCCTCCCGCCATTGTTTTGGCGGGTATAGATTTCGCCAAGTCTGTTAAATAcagttggagagagagagaagtgcaGGGGTCGGTTCGGGTCGGATTTGGCGGGCTAAAACCATAACCGTTAAAacaattttgggtttggagaAATTGCGCCTATTGCGTTGACTACCAAACCACCGAGCCCAATGAACCCAAGATTTATGGGGCCGGGTTAAATTGAAAACGTATAATTAAACGCATCTAAACGTGACACGTGGAAAGTAAGACAAACAGTGAGAATGACGAAGACTGGGTTTCTCTCGTTTGGTCTAGATTCATCTTCTTATTATTCTCACTGATCATCATCAGTCTCTCTGAAACGCAAGCTATTGAGTGAGTGAGCATCTTCTTCAGCGTAGCGAAACAATGGCCGAGGAAGCGAGCACTAAACGCCCACTGAAAATCGTAGCAGGCGCCGACTCCTTCGGCTGCTCTCTCAAAGATGCCTTAGTCTCCCACCTCCGCTCTCTCAACATCGACGTCGAAGACCTCGGTACCTCCTCCTACTACTCCATCGCCGCCGATGTCGGCCGCCGcgtctcctcctcctctaacGGCGCCGTCGAAACCCGCGGCCTCGTCGCCTGCGGCACCGGCGTCGGAGTCGCCATCTTCGCCAACAAGTTCCCGGGCGTGTTCGCCGCCACGTGTCTCAACCCCTCCGAAGCCCAAAACGCTCGCTCCATCAACAACTCCAACGTTCTCGCCGTCTCCGGCATGTCCACGGCACCGGACTCCGCCATCGAGATCCTCGACACCTGGCTCAACACCCCTTTCAAATCCCCCTGTCCCGCCTCCGACTCCAAGCCCTGGCCTCCAGAAATCGAGACTTTTCTCGACAATTCGATTAAAGAAATGCCCAAAATTGgagctgaagaagaaaagcaagCAGCTTTGGGTTTGGAGGAGGCTTCTTGTACTCTCTGTTGTTTGGTGAAGAATCGGAAACTGAACCCGATTGATATTATTCCTGGTGGGTCGATGAAGATTCTGAGAGAGACTCCAACATCGGCGATAGTCAGGTTCAAGGCCGGGAGCGTCGAGCCTGCGCATCACCACACGTTTGGGCACGACTTGGTCGTGTTGGAGGGGAAGAAGAGCGTGTGGAATTTGACGAAGAAGGCGAGGTACGATCTGGGTGTTGGAGATTACTTGTTTACACCAGCTGGGGATTCGCACAGAGTCAAGTACTATGAGGATACTGAGTTTTTTATAAAATGGGAGGGCCAGTGGGATATGTTCTTTGATGAGGAACTTGAGGCTGCACACAAGGCTGTTGCGCAGGAATTGGAGAATGGGTCGAACTGAGAATAATCAATGGCAGCTTGGGTTGTGGAAATTTCAGTACTTGCTGGTTGTGTTCAAGTCTTGAAGAATCAGATGATTTTTTATGTGTTAATAAGTATTTTGGGGATGCTTGTTCAATATGGTCTCTGTAATGAAGTGCTACTTACTAGTATTTACCGTAGTTTGTGTTTGAATAATAAAGTTGTGTTCTTGATGTAGTCACACTTATGGTGCAATGttagtattattattactttGGGTTTGATTTGCCTGCTTTTGCAGTGTTGTGTTTCTGTCTGTTCATGGGATTGTGCAGGTTGCTATTGATTTACTAGTGCAGTTGCTTAACTTACTATCTTGCTCAAATGCTGCCTAAAGATGAAATGTGAATTATCAACATAATACGgtgttcttttctttatcaATGTTTTCTCATTAGCAAGACAAAGCATAACTGTAGACTAGGTAAGTTGCCTCATTCAGTTTTTCCTCT comes from Prunus dulcis chromosome 6, ALMONDv2, whole genome shotgun sequence and encodes:
- the LOC117632926 gene encoding DNA damage-repair/toleration protein DRT102 — encoded protein: MAEEASTKRPLKIVAGADSFGCSLKDALVSHLRSLNIDVEDLGTSSYYSIAADVGRRVSSSSNGAVETRGLVACGTGVGVAIFANKFPGVFAATCLNPSEAQNARSINNSNVLAVSGMSTAPDSAIEILDTWLNTPFKSPCPASDSKPWPPEIETFLDNSIKEMPKIGAEEEKQAALGLEEASCTLCCLVKNRKLNPIDIIPGGSMKILRETPTSAIVRFKAGSVEPAHHHTFGHDLVVLEGKKSVWNLTKKARYDLGVGDYLFTPAGDSHRVKYYEDTEFFIKWEGQWDMFFDEELEAAHKAVAQELENGSN